Genomic window (Chitinophaga parva):
GATCCTCATGTCCAGCGATGAACTGGGAGTGGAGATCAGCAGCCTGATTAAAAAGAAACTGAGCAGCCCCTCCGTGGAAAAACCCATGGTGATTGATATCCGCGCACAGTTTGGCCAGGAACTGAAGCTGGACAATTGCTACCTGGAGGTATACAAACCCCAGCACCGTGACCGGAAAAACAAGAACAAATGGGTGGAAGACAAAGATCCCTTTTACTTCGTAGACAAGATCCTTTCCAAGAAGGAATTTGAAAAACGCAGCAAGGAAGTGGAAGTGAAACAAAAGATCCAGGAATGCCTGGAACTGATCGGGGGCTCTTATGTGTATTACCAGCGCCTCCGCCGCCTGGATATCACAGACGAGGAAGCCAAGCTGCGCGCTGGCCTTAGTGATGAACTGCTGTTTAAGTTATCTTACTTCCTCAATAAGTTGAAAGAGTAGGTTTTTCAATTTCGGTAAAAAGCCGGTAGTGCGCAGCGCTACCGGCTTTTTTATGCCGCGGGGGATCGTCTCCCTGGTCCCCTCCCGCGGGGCCGGTTGCGCAGGCCAGGCTTCGTGCTCCTGCATGATTACCGCAGGTGCCATGCATCTTTCCCTAAAGCCTTACTCCGTAAAGCCCGTCCCATACTGCTTATGCAACAAATACAAATACGGCTTCAGCGCATGATGCACAAATAAGTTCTTCCCATCAAACGGGAACCGCGCATAATATCCCGCATCCGGCTGCAGGATCACAGGGCTGCCGGCTGTCATGTAGGCATTGCTTTGCATAAAATGCGGCTGCACATAGCCCGGCATTGCTTTATGCACCCGCTTTCCCAACGTGGGGCCCAGGGTGCGCGCCATGCGCCGGCTGGCCCTGCGTGAGCTGCCATTTAACCTGCCATACATATAACCCAGCGCCCAGCGCACGGGTATTTTCTGTTGTTTCAAAATGGGTTTTATCCGGGAAAAGGGATTGATGGTATTAAAGTCGTTCGTGGTTTGCAAAGAGAAGGGCGTTTCCGGCACCCAGTCCCGCGCGTTCACTACGCGGAAGGCCCATCCATTGCGGGTCAGGTCGTCAAAATCGTAGGCATAATAAAGATTGCCCGGTTTGGGGGCAGCGCTGCAATAGGTTTTGTATACAATGTCTTTGGGCATATCCGGATCGTCCAGGTAGCCCAGGTAGGAGCGGAGCAGGAAGGCGATGGCCCCGCCCTGGCTATGGCCCATGATGATAAATTCGTGTATGCCTTGCCGGTAGCATTCCTTGATATGGCGCACAATATCCGGTGCCATGGAGCCCACGCCGATCATCCAGCCCACGTGTACATAAGCACTGCTGTCTTTTGCCACTTTGTAGTGGAAGTCCGTGCTGTCGTTGAGGTGAAGGGTGCCCGCCGGCGCGATCATGCCGGCATAGAAATTTTCCATCCAGGATTCCACCTCACCGATGGTGCCACGGATGCTGATCACCCCTACATTGTCTGGCGTGATCCACAGGTCCCACCGGTTGTGTAAACCTGTGACGGGCGCGCGATACACCAGGTGCGACACCGGGGCGGGGAGATAGGTATCGTGCCAGGGCGTATCGCTCTGGCGGCCGGTGATCAGCATCAGTTCTTCATATTCTT
Coding sequences:
- a CDS encoding lipase family protein, producing the protein MKLLPLCLLLVFYALSSPGQHLRPGFDPKEYEELMLITGRQSDTPWHDTYLPAPVSHLVYRAPVTGLHNRWDLWITPDNVGVISIRGTIGEVESWMENFYAGMIAPAGTLHLNDSTDFHYKVAKDSSAYVHVGWMIGVGSMAPDIVRHIKECYRQGIHEFIIMGHSQGGAIAFLLRSYLGYLDDPDMPKDIVYKTYCSAAPKPGNLYYAYDFDDLTRNGWAFRVVNARDWVPETPFSLQTTNDFNTINPFSRIKPILKQQKIPVRWALGYMYGRLNGSSRRASRRMARTLGPTLGKRVHKAMPGYVQPHFMQSNAYMTAGSPVILQPDAGYYARFPFDGKNLFVHHALKPYLYLLHKQYGTGFTE